The sequence CTTGCGACGTGGCCGGTGCTTCGGCATGGTCGTCCCCGCTTCCCTCGATCTTCGCTGATCGCCTCACCCGATCGGTCCTGCCCACCGGTACTGACCGGTAGGAGCAAGCTATCCGATGGAAGCAAACTTTGGCGAATGGCACAGCGAAATCCGGCCCTCGCGGAGAAGTTCGTCCTGATGGCACAAAACCTTCGTAGGGAATCTGTCACATTCACCAGGACTTAACGGGGCGCTGAGGACAGTTTGTCGAGCAGGGCGCCGGGGACGGTGATCCCGCGCTGCGCCACGTCCGAGGAAAACCGCCGGACGAGCGAATCCGACGGCGTCGCCGTGAACACCACGACTTCGCGGTGCAGAGCCGGCTTCAGCCGGCGCAGCGCACCGGCGAAGGTCCGGGTGAGCGCGGTCGTCGGCACCAGTGCCAGGCCGAGGCCCGCCGCGGCGAGCTGAGCGGCCGTCGACGCCTGTTTGGTCCGCATCACCGCGGTCAGCACGGCGCCGCGCTCGGCCGCCTGTTCGTCGAGCCAGCCGCCGAGGCCGTTGTCGGGGTGGTAGTGCACCACCGGCTGCCCGGCGAGGTCGGTCATCGCCACCGCCGTCCGGGTGGCCAGCGGGTGGTCCGCGGCCAGCGCCACGACGACCTCCTCGCGCCCGACCACCTCGACCGGCCCGGTCCAGCGGCTCGGCCGCGGCCCGGCGGCGACGTCGGCCTCACCCGACTCCAGTGCTCTGACCAGCGCGTCCGCGCTCGTGGTTTCGGTCAGCGTGATCAGCACTTCCGGGCGGTGGCGGTGCCACGCCCGCAGCACGGGGGCGAGGAGCCCGGCGGTCATGGTCTCCGCGCACGCGACGCGCAGGGTGCCCGCGCCGCCGCCGGCCACCGCGCGCCCGGTCCGGACCACCCGTTCGGCGGCGGCGAGGGCCGCCCGCGCGTCGGCCAGGACCGCGCGCCCCGCGGCGGTCGGGCGCACCCCGCGCGGCAGCCGTTCGAGCACCGGCGCGCCCAGTTCGCGTTCCAGCGCGCCGATCTGGTGGGACAGCGCGGGTTGCGAGAGGTGCAGCCGCGCGGCCGCCTCGGTGATCGATCCCGCGTCCAGGACCGCGACCAGGCACTCGAGCGCACGCAACGTAGGCATTCGCCGATTTTATCGCAACCATCGAAAACATCGGGATCAGGACGGGATTGCTCACGGCCCGGCGAGCGCTGAACGACGTGTGCGAGACGAAAGGAGCACGGGAATGTCGTTCGAGGGAAAGCGCTTGGTCGTCGTGGGCGGCGGTTCGGGAATCGGCCGCCGGATCGCGGCGGACGCGCGCGCGGCGGGTGCCGAGGTCACGCTGGCCGGCCGGAATCCGGCGGGGTTCACCGAGCCGGGGGTGCGTGCCGCATTCGCGGATCTGAGCGAGGAATCGTCGCTGAAAGCGCTTGCCGAGGAGGCCGGCGAAGTCGATTACCTGGTCACGCTCGCGGCGGCGCCGGCGAACGGTCCGATCACGACACTGGCGCGCGACGCGGTCACCCGGGCGTTCGAAGCGAAGGTGATCGGGCCGCTGCTGCTGGCCAAGCACTTCGCCCCGCGGTTCCGTGAAGGTGGGGCCATGGTGCTGTTCTCCGGGGTCGCCGCCTGGCGGCCGGCGCCGGAGCGGACGGTCATGGCCACGGCGAACGGCGCGGTCGCGTTCCTCGCGGAGGCGCTCGCGGTCGAGCTGGCGCCGATCCGGGTCACCGCGATCTCACCGGGCATCGTGGACTCGGGCGCGTGGGATCGCCTGGGAGAAGCGAAGGACGCGTTGTTCCGGCGGACGGCGGAAGCGAACCCGGCGCGCCGCGTCGGCCGGCTCGAAGACGTTTCGGCGGCCACTCTCCAGGTGCTGCTGAACCCGTTCGTCACCGGCACGGTGCTGCATGTGGACGGTGGTGGCCGGCTCGCCTGAACTCAGGGTGAGCAAGCCTTTACAGGAACGGTGACCATTCCTATGATCGGCCGACCGGTGCCGCCGCCGCGGTCCGGTCGGCCCGAGGTGGAGGGTTTGATGGCACGTAGGGCGCCGCGCCGGGAGCACGTCACCGTCGCCGAGCTGCTGGTTCGGACCACCGCACCGCACGACCCGGGGACGCGGGCG is a genomic window of Amycolatopsis lexingtonensis containing:
- a CDS encoding SDR family oxidoreductase, giving the protein MSFEGKRLVVVGGGSGIGRRIAADARAAGAEVTLAGRNPAGFTEPGVRAAFADLSEESSLKALAEEAGEVDYLVTLAAAPANGPITTLARDAVTRAFEAKVIGPLLLAKHFAPRFREGGAMVLFSGVAAWRPAPERTVMATANGAVAFLAEALAVELAPIRVTAISPGIVDSGAWDRLGEAKDALFRRTAEANPARRVGRLEDVSAATLQVLLNPFVTGTVLHVDGGGRLA
- a CDS encoding LysR family transcriptional regulator produces the protein MPTLRALECLVAVLDAGSITEAAARLHLSQPALSHQIGALERELGAPVLERLPRGVRPTAAGRAVLADARAALAAAERVVRTGRAVAGGGAGTLRVACAETMTAGLLAPVLRAWHRHRPEVLITLTETTSADALVRALESGEADVAAGPRPSRWTGPVEVVGREEVVVALAADHPLATRTAVAMTDLAGQPVVHYHPDNGLGGWLDEQAAERGAVLTAVMRTKQASTAAQLAAAGLGLALVPTTALTRTFAGALRRLKPALHREVVVFTATPSDSLVRRFSSDVAQRGITVPGALLDKLSSAPR